From Lonchura striata isolate bLonStr1 chromosome 3, bLonStr1.mat, whole genome shotgun sequence, one genomic window encodes:
- the SOCS5 gene encoding suppressor of cytokine signaling 5, translating into MDKVGKMWNNFKYRCQNLFSHEGGSQNESIVVNSNNCSSGKEKAIQITDLTQQQPSSPLREDIALQLGLSPSKNSARRNQNCVTEIPQIVEISIEKENDSCVTTGARLARRDSYSRHAPWGGKKKHSCSTKTQSSLDTEKRFGRTRSGLQRRERRYGVSSVHDMDTVSSRTVGSRSLRQRLQDTVGLCFPMRTYSKQSKPLFSNKRKIHLSELMLEKCPFPAGSDLAQKWHLIKQHTAPVSPHSTFFDTFDPSLVSTEDEEDRLRERRRLSIEEGVDPPPNAQIHTFEATAQVNPLYKLGPKLAPGMTELTGDKTITPPGNCDSEEDTTTLCLQSRRQKQRQMSGESHGHISRQGAWKVHTQIDYIHCLVPDLLQITGNPCYWGVMDRYEAEALLEGKPEGTFLLRDSAQEDYLFSVSFRRYNRSLHARIEQWNHNFSFDAHDPCVFHSSTVTGLLEHYKDPSSCMFFEPLLTVSLNRTFPFSLQYICRAVICRCTTYDGIDDLPLPSMLQDFLKEYHYKQKVRVRWLEREPIKTK; encoded by the coding sequence ATGGATAAAGTGGGAAAGATGTGGAACAATTTCAAATACAGATGCCAGAATCTCTTTAGTCATGAGGGTGGAAGCCAAAATGAGAGTATAGTTGTGAACTCCAATAATTGCTCATCTGGTAAAGAGAAAGCCATCCAGATAACTGACTTGACTCAAcaacagcccagcagccctttGAGAGAAGACATTGCTTTGCAATTAGGCTTAAGTCCTTCAAAGAATTCAGCAAGGCGGAACCAAAACTGTGTCACAGAAATTCCTCAGATTGTTGAAATAAGCATTGAGAAAGAGAATGACTCATGTGTCACTACAGGAGCCAGGCTTGCTCGAAGGGACTCTTATTCTCGGCATGCTCCTTGGGGTGGGAAGAAGAAGCATTCCTGCTCTACCAAAACACAGAGCTCCTTGGATACTGAAAAAAGGTTTGGTAGAACACGAAGTGGTttgcagaggagggagagaaggtaCGGGGTGAGCTCAGTCCATGACATGGACACAGTATCCAGCAGGACAGTAGGCAGCCGTTCTCTGCGACAGCGTCTCCAAGACACTGTTGGGCTGTGTTTTCCCATGAGAACTTATAGCAAACAGTCCAAACCTCTGTTTTCTAACAAAAGAAAGATCCATCTCTCTGAACTAATGCTTGAGAAATgcccttttcctgcaggctcagATCTGGCCCAGAAGTGGCATCTGATTAAACAACACACAGCACCTGTGAGCCCTCATTCAACTTTCTTTGACACATTTGATCCTTCCTTGGTTTCcacagaagatgaagaagaCCGGCTCAGAGAGAGACGTAGGCTTAGTATTGAAGAAGGGGTTGATCCCCCTCCCAATGCCCAAATACACACTTTTGAAGCTACAGCACAGGTAAATCCATTGTATAAACTGGGACCAAAGTTAGCCCCCGGGATGACTGAGCTGACCGGGGACAAAACCATAACACCTCCAGGGAACTGTGACTCCGAAGAGGACACGACAACGCTTTGCCTGCAGTCGCGCCGGCAGAAGCAGCGTCAGATGTCAGGAGAGAGCCATGGCCATATCAGCAGGCAGGGGGCTTGGAAAGTGCATACTCAGATCGATTACATCCACTGCCTCGTGCCAGACTTGCTCCAGATCACAGGTAACCCGTGTTACTGGGGCGTCATGGACCGCTACGAAGCAGAAGCACTTCTGGAGGGTAAACCCGAAGGCACTTTTTTGCTCAGGGATTCTGCGCAGGAGGACTACCTCTTCTCGGTGAGCTTCCGCCGCTACAACCGCTCCCTGCACGCACGCATCGAGCAGTGGAACCACAACTTCAGCTTTGATGCCCACGACCCCTGTGTGTTCCACTCGTCAACCGTTACGGGGCTTCTGGAACACTACAAAGACCCCAGCTCTTGCATGTTCTTTGAGCCATTGCTTACTGTATCTCTGAACAGGACCTTCCCCTTTAGTCTGCAGTATATCTGCCGGGCAGTAATCTGCAGGTGCACTACGTACGATGGAATTGATGACCTTCCTCTACCCTCAATGTTGCAAGACTTTCTAAAGGAGTATCACTATAAACAAAAAGTCAGGGTGCGATGGCTGGAGCGGGAACCTATAAAAACAAagtaa